The following proteins come from a genomic window of Ornithinimicrobium cryptoxanthini:
- a CDS encoding sensor histidine kinase translates to MERQRRRQWVVDICVAVLLAGVGLLEIWAPFESVMGEGSRTVSSVGVVLFAAFLSQRRARPWVALTGVLVWPALGAAVGAEHMHLLFFGQLVPLLVLTFTIARHGQGSYRWVGTAAVAGFITFADLFVPLLAEPSELIFHWSALTLVWLTGHGLRVSADRAAAEAVRAHLAETTSREAALRAISDERARIARELHDIVAHSVGVIVVQAGAAEQVVEEDPEFARRALATIRSTGSGALVEMRRVVTMLRDPDLGHDLAPQPGIAALPDLVTSARDAGLHVDLEVTGERPPLPAGLDLTAYRVVQEALTNVRRHSEATRAQVAMAFLPGALEIEVSDAGPSRGSDDTPGHGLLGMRERVALFGGQVETDTTGGVFTVRAVLPLERA, encoded by the coding sequence GTGGAGCGTCAGCGTCGGCGGCAGTGGGTGGTCGACATCTGTGTCGCCGTGCTGCTCGCGGGCGTCGGCCTGCTCGAGATCTGGGCGCCGTTCGAGTCAGTCATGGGCGAGGGGTCACGCACCGTCAGCTCGGTCGGCGTCGTCCTGTTTGCTGCCTTCCTCAGCCAGCGGCGCGCCCGTCCGTGGGTGGCTCTGACCGGCGTCCTGGTCTGGCCCGCGCTGGGCGCGGCCGTGGGCGCCGAGCACATGCACCTGCTCTTCTTTGGGCAGCTGGTGCCCCTGCTCGTGCTCACCTTCACGATCGCCCGGCACGGCCAGGGTTCCTATCGCTGGGTGGGGACGGCGGCAGTGGCTGGCTTCATCACCTTCGCTGACCTCTTTGTGCCGCTCCTCGCCGAGCCCAGCGAGCTCATCTTCCACTGGAGCGCCCTCACCCTGGTCTGGCTCACCGGGCACGGTCTGCGCGTCTCGGCCGACCGCGCTGCCGCCGAGGCGGTGCGCGCCCACCTGGCCGAGACGACCTCGCGCGAGGCGGCGCTGCGGGCGATCTCCGACGAACGGGCCCGGATCGCCCGCGAGCTGCACGACATCGTGGCCCACTCGGTCGGCGTGATCGTCGTGCAGGCCGGCGCGGCCGAGCAGGTGGTGGAGGAGGATCCCGAGTTCGCGCGTCGCGCCCTGGCCACCATCCGCTCGACCGGATCGGGGGCGCTCGTCGAGATGCGCCGGGTGGTGACGATGCTGCGCGATCCCGACCTCGGCCACGACCTCGCTCCGCAGCCGGGCATCGCAGCACTGCCCGACCTCGTCACCTCCGCACGCGACGCGGGGCTGCACGTCGACCTCGAGGTCACCGGCGAGCGACCGCCACTGCCCGCCGGTCTGGACCTCACGGCATACCGCGTCGTCCAGGAGGCCCTGACCAACGTGCGCCGCCACTCCGAGGCGACCCGTGCGCAGGTGGCGATGGCGTTCCTGCCCGGCGCGCTGGAGATCGAGGTGAGCGACGCCGGGCCCTCGCGGGGGTCGGACGACACGCCGGGCCATGGACTGCTCGGGATGCGCGAGCGGGTGGCGCTCTTCGGCGGGCAGGTGGAGACGGACACGACCGGTGGTGTCTTCACGGTGCGCGCGGTGCTGCCGCTGGAGCGAGCATGA
- a CDS encoding RNA polymerase sigma factor: MGMGLEQDAALGDYYPLAYRRLIGTLQVMGVPAADAGEVAQEAFVRLIPRWDTIRTYESPDGWLRTVAWRVWLNRRRKHARVSLVDEVPEPAQVPGISREDRTSLLAALEELPEGHREVVVLHYLVDLPVARIADELGVAPGTVKSRLSRARSALAATLAPLEVDDV; encoded by the coding sequence ATGGGCATGGGACTGGAGCAGGACGCTGCGCTCGGGGACTACTACCCCCTGGCCTACCGGCGTCTGATCGGCACGCTGCAGGTGATGGGTGTGCCGGCCGCCGACGCGGGCGAGGTCGCGCAGGAGGCGTTCGTCCGGCTCATCCCGCGCTGGGACACGATCCGCACCTATGAGAGCCCCGACGGCTGGCTGCGCACGGTCGCCTGGCGGGTCTGGCTCAACCGGCGGCGAAAGCACGCGCGGGTGTCGCTCGTCGACGAGGTGCCCGAGCCCGCCCAGGTGCCCGGCATCAGCCGCGAGGACCGGACCAGCCTGCTGGCGGCGCTGGAAGAGCTCCCCGAGGGGCACCGCGAGGTTGTCGTGCTGCACTACCTCGTCGACCTGCCCGTCGCGCGCATCGCTGACGAGCTCGGCGTCGCGCCCGGCACGGTCAAGTCCCGCCTCTCCCGCGCCAGGTCCGCCCTGGCCGCCACACTCGCACCCCTGGAGGTCGACGATGTCTGA
- a CDS encoding DedA family protein, which translates to MSGEELTGVAGWAVNLMETLGGPGAGLAIAAENLFPPIPSEVILPLAGFTASRGSFTLAEALIWTTAGSVIGALALYALGVALGRDRMRAIWDRLPLVKMSDLDKTEAWFERHGRKAVFFGRMIPIFRSLISIPAGVERMPVHIFGLLTLAGSAIWNTIFVLAGYYLGENWHRVEPYADTFQKVVIVVVVALVVWWVVRRALENNRARSAGV; encoded by the coding sequence ATGAGCGGCGAAGAGCTGACCGGTGTCGCCGGGTGGGCCGTCAACCTGATGGAGACCCTCGGCGGCCCCGGGGCGGGTCTGGCGATCGCCGCGGAGAACCTCTTTCCGCCGATCCCCAGCGAGGTGATCCTGCCGCTGGCCGGCTTCACCGCGAGCCGTGGCTCGTTCACCCTCGCCGAGGCCCTGATCTGGACCACGGCTGGTTCGGTGATCGGGGCGCTCGCGCTCTATGCGTTGGGCGTGGCACTGGGGCGCGACCGGATGCGGGCGATCTGGGACAGGCTGCCGCTGGTCAAGATGAGCGACCTGGACAAGACCGAGGCGTGGTTCGAGCGGCACGGCAGGAAGGCCGTCTTCTTTGGCCGGATGATCCCGATCTTCCGCAGCCTGATCTCGATCCCGGCCGGCGTGGAGCGCATGCCCGTGCACATCTTTGGTCTGCTCACCCTGGCGGGCAGCGCCATCTGGAACACGATCTTTGTGCTGGCCGGCTACTACCTGGGCGAGAACTGGCACCGGGTCGAGCCCTATGCCGACACGTTCCAGAAGGTCGTCATCGTCGTGGTGGTCGCACTGGTCGTGTGGTGGGTGGTGCGCCGGGCGCTGGAGAACAACCGGGCCCGCAGCGCCGGTGTCTGA